The proteins below come from a single Kitasatospora sp. NBC_00315 genomic window:
- the leuC gene encoding 3-isopropylmalate dehydratase large subunit, with protein MGRTLAEKVWDDHVVRRAEGEPDLLFIDLHLLHEVTSPQAFDGLRLAGRKVRRTDLTIATEDHNTPTVDIDKPIADPVSRVQLETLRRNAAEFGVRIHSLGDIEQGVVHVVGPQLGLTQPGTTVVCGDSHTSTHGAFGALAFGIGTSQVEHVLATQTLPLAPFRTMAITVEGELPEGVTAKDLILAIITRIGTGGGQGYVLEYRGSAIRGLSMEARMTICNMSIEAGARAGMIAPDQTTFDYLEGRPHAPRGEDWDAAVEYWKTLGTDEDAVFDHEIFIDATQLTPFVTWGTNPGQGAPLGADVPDPASFADPQERVAAENALKYMGLEAGTPLREVKVDAVFVGSCTNGRIEDLRAAAAILDGRTIADGVRMLVVPGSVRVALQAVEEGLDKVFTAAGAEWRHAGCSMCLGMNPDQLAPGERCASTSNRNFEGRQGKGGRTHLVSPQVAAATALLGRLAAPADLSSDIAVEA; from the coding sequence ATGGGACGGACACTCGCAGAGAAGGTCTGGGACGACCATGTCGTCCGGCGCGCCGAGGGCGAGCCCGACCTGCTCTTCATCGATCTGCACCTGCTGCACGAGGTGACCAGCCCGCAGGCCTTCGACGGCCTCCGGCTGGCCGGTCGCAAGGTCCGCCGGACCGACCTCACGATCGCCACCGAGGACCACAACACCCCCACCGTCGACATCGACAAGCCGATCGCCGACCCGGTCTCGCGCGTGCAGCTGGAGACGCTGCGCCGCAACGCGGCCGAGTTCGGGGTGCGCATCCACTCGCTGGGCGACATCGAGCAGGGCGTCGTCCACGTGGTGGGGCCCCAGCTGGGCCTGACCCAGCCGGGCACCACCGTGGTCTGCGGCGACTCGCACACCTCCACCCACGGCGCCTTCGGCGCACTGGCGTTCGGCATCGGCACCAGCCAGGTCGAGCACGTGCTGGCCACGCAGACGCTGCCGCTGGCCCCGTTCAGGACGATGGCCATCACGGTCGAGGGCGAGCTGCCCGAGGGCGTCACCGCCAAGGACCTGATCCTCGCCATCATCACCAGGATCGGCACCGGCGGCGGCCAGGGCTACGTCCTGGAGTACCGCGGCTCCGCGATCCGCGGCCTCTCCATGGAGGCCCGGATGACCATCTGCAACATGTCCATCGAGGCGGGCGCCCGGGCCGGCATGATCGCCCCGGACCAGACCACCTTCGACTACCTGGAGGGTCGCCCGCACGCCCCCCGGGGCGAGGACTGGGACGCCGCGGTCGAGTACTGGAAGACGCTGGGCACCGACGAGGACGCGGTCTTCGACCACGAGATCTTCATCGACGCCACCCAGCTGACCCCGTTCGTCACCTGGGGCACCAACCCGGGCCAGGGCGCCCCGCTCGGCGCCGACGTGCCGGACCCGGCCTCGTTCGCCGACCCACAGGAGCGGGTGGCGGCCGAGAACGCGCTCAAGTACATGGGCCTGGAGGCCGGTACGCCGCTGCGCGAGGTCAAGGTCGACGCCGTCTTCGTCGGCTCCTGCACCAACGGCCGGATCGAGGACCTGCGCGCCGCCGCGGCCATCCTGGACGGCCGCACCATCGCCGACGGCGTGCGGATGCTGGTCGTCCCCGGTTCGGTCCGGGTCGCCCTGCAGGCCGTCGAGGAGGGCCTGGACAAGGTCTTCACCGCCGCCGGCGCCGAATGGCGGCACGCGGGCTGCTCGATGTGCCTGGGCATGAACCCCGACCAGCTGGCCCCCGGCGAGCGTTGCGCCTCGACCTCGAACCGCAACTTCGAGGGCCGGCAGGGCAAGGGCGGACGCACCCACCTGGTCTCGCCCCAGGTCGCCGCCGCCACCGCACTGCTGGGCCGGCTGGCCGCACCCGCCGACCTCTCGTCCGACATCGCTGTGGAGGCCTGA